From one Thermomicrobiales bacterium genomic stretch:
- the hpt gene encoding hypoxanthine phosphoribosyltransferase: MVDDSNLMAGISRELVSEDQIRQRVTELGAELAEIYRGRRPLLVGVLTGAFVFMADLCRAMQIPLDVEFMAVSSYGESTQTSGVVKILKDLDSPIEGRDLLIVEDIIDSGLTLAYLLDVLERRGPRDIKVVALLMKDREYLASVRVDYCGFTIPDEFVVGYGLDVANRYRNLSFVGVYGESVNAEK; the protein is encoded by the coding sequence ATGGTAGACGACTCGAATCTCATGGCAGGAATATCCCGCGAGCTGGTGTCCGAGGATCAGATCCGGCAGCGGGTTACCGAGCTTGGCGCGGAGCTCGCCGAGATCTACCGTGGCCGGCGGCCACTGCTCGTCGGCGTCCTTACCGGCGCGTTCGTCTTCATGGCGGATCTCTGTCGCGCGATGCAGATTCCGCTCGACGTTGAGTTCATGGCCGTGTCAAGCTATGGCGAGTCGACACAGACGAGCGGCGTCGTGAAGATCCTGAAGGATCTGGATAGCCCGATCGAAGGTCGGGACCTCCTGATTGTCGAGGACATTATCGATAGCGGGCTGACACTCGCCTATCTTCTCGACGTGCTGGAACGCCGCGGCCCCCGCGATATCAAGGTCGTTGCCTTATTGATGAAGGACCGCGAATATCTGGCGAGCGTGCGAGTGGATTATTGCGGCTTCACGATTCCCGACGAGTTTGTCGTCGGTTACGGACTTGATGTCGCCAACCGGTATCGCAACCTGAGCTTCGTCGGCGTCTACGGCGAATCGGTGAACGCCGAAAAGTAG
- the ftsH gene encoding ATP-dependent zinc metalloprotease FtsH: protein MTDNKWLRNGFVWIILIIAVIALWFMVTSGGERTQSRDLSSIAADIRSGQVARLEQSEDSSKVMVFYKGSDQVETFRLPPNVNIYDALLQYGVEPSDVDINIKAASQWGNWLGLLTFILPTVILIGIVVFMMRQAQGSNSQAMSFGKSRARMFTGNKPTVTFADVAGVNEAKEELVEVVEFLKYPEKFSALGARIPRGVLLVGPPGTGKTLLSRAVAGEAGVPFFSISGSEFVEMFVGVGASRVRDLFDQAKRNAPCIVFVDEIDAVGRQRGAGLGGSHDEREQTLNQILVEMDGFDSATNVIVIAATNRPDVLDPALLRPGRFDRQVILDRPDIAGRLAVLEVHSRGKPFEDDIALEDLARQTPGFSGADLENLVNESAILAARRNKKTIGRSELAEAIDRVVAGPQRKSRVISEREKLMTAYHEAGHALVARMLPYADPVRKVSIVARGMMGGYTSVVPDEDRFFWTKRQFEDMLAYIMGGRVAEEIIFNEMSTGASNDIERATGLARKMVTEYGMSPTLGPLAFGKKEELVFLGREINEQRNYSDEVAFQIDQEIRQLINNAYAQAHQVLSDHRANLEAIAMLLMENETVDAEQLEALFDSPKPQPTLHGPSNLPAPVTGAEWTERREPDPAPRLRPQPASG, encoded by the coding sequence ATGACCGACAATAAATGGCTCCGAAACGGCTTTGTCTGGATCATCCTGATCATAGCGGTAATCGCGCTCTGGTTCATGGTGACCAGTGGCGGAGAACGGACTCAATCGCGGGATCTAAGCAGCATTGCGGCGGATATTCGATCGGGCCAGGTGGCACGGTTGGAGCAGTCCGAAGATTCCAGCAAGGTGATGGTCTTTTACAAGGGCTCTGACCAGGTCGAGACGTTCCGCCTGCCCCCGAACGTCAACATCTACGATGCGCTATTGCAGTACGGCGTTGAGCCGAGCGATGTCGACATCAACATCAAAGCGGCCAGCCAATGGGGGAACTGGCTCGGATTGTTGACCTTCATCCTTCCGACAGTAATTCTGATCGGGATCGTCGTTTTCATGATGCGGCAGGCGCAGGGCAGCAATAGCCAGGCTATGTCATTCGGTAAGAGCCGGGCGCGAATGTTCACTGGCAACAAGCCGACGGTGACATTCGCTGACGTCGCCGGCGTCAACGAAGCCAAGGAGGAGCTCGTCGAGGTCGTCGAGTTCCTGAAGTATCCCGAGAAGTTCTCGGCGCTTGGCGCCCGTATTCCACGTGGAGTCTTGCTCGTTGGCCCGCCGGGCACCGGGAAGACACTGCTGTCCCGCGCGGTGGCCGGCGAGGCTGGCGTGCCGTTCTTCAGCATCTCCGGGTCGGAGTTCGTCGAGATGTTCGTCGGCGTTGGCGCATCCCGCGTTCGTGACCTCTTCGATCAGGCGAAGCGCAACGCTCCGTGCATCGTCTTTGTCGACGAGATCGACGCGGTTGGTCGCCAGCGAGGGGCTGGTCTGGGTGGCAGCCACGATGAGCGCGAGCAGACACTGAATCAGATCCTGGTCGAGATGGATGGCTTCGACAGTGCGACCAACGTCATCGTGATCGCGGCAACGAACCGGCCCGATGTCCTCGATCCTGCGCTACTTCGTCCCGGGCGCTTTGACCGTCAGGTGATCCTTGATCGACCCGATATCGCCGGCCGGCTCGCTGTCCTTGAGGTGCATTCCCGCGGGAAGCCGTTCGAGGACGATATCGCGCTGGAGGATCTGGCTCGTCAGACGCCGGGCTTCTCCGGCGCGGATCTGGAGAACCTCGTCAATGAATCGGCGATCCTCGCGGCGCGACGAAACAAGAAAACGATCGGACGCAGTGAGCTGGCCGAGGCGATCGATCGCGTCGTTGCTGGTCCACAGCGGAAGAGTCGTGTGATCAGCGAGCGCGAGAAGCTCATGACTGCCTACCACGAAGCAGGGCATGCGCTCGTGGCGCGGATGCTTCCATATGCGGATCCGGTGCGGAAGGTCTCGATCGTTGCCCGCGGGATGATGGGTGGCTACACGAGCGTTGTCCCTGACGAGGATCGGTTCTTCTGGACCAAACGCCAGTTTGAGGACATGCTGGCCTACATCATGGGCGGTCGTGTTGCCGAGGAGATCATCTTCAACGAAATGTCGACTGGCGCTTCCAACGACATCGAACGCGCGACCGGGCTAGCCCGGAAGATGGTGACTGAGTACGGGATGAGCCCGACACTCGGCCCACTCGCGTTCGGGAAGAAAGAGGAGCTGGTTTTCCTCGGACGTGAGATCAACGAGCAACGCAACTACTCCGATGAGGTCGCGTTTCAGATTGACCAGGAGATCCGCCAACTCATCAATAATGCATATGCACAGGCCCACCAGGTGCTGAGCGACCACCGTGCCAACCTTGAGGCGATTGCGATGTTGCTGATGGAGAACGAGACAGTGGATGCCGAGCAGCTCGAAGCGCTGTTCGACTCACCGAAGCCACAACCGACACTCCACGGACCATCAAATCTGCCGGCGCCAGTCACGGGCGCTGAGTGGACAGAGCGGCGGGAACCGGATCCGGCCCCGCGTCTTCGTCCCCAGCCGGCATCTGGTTAG
- a CDS encoding threonine synthase — translation MSMGNQTDSIASTLIGVVCSNCGRRYDADTILTVCDDCGKVLLAEYDLERASQLMTPDALAGRDWNLWRYAEIMPVRDAAHRLTLAEGGTPLLRVDRWARGIGLSNVLVKDEGRNPTGSFKARGLGAAVSRARELGVTAIALPSAGNAAAAASAYASRGGMSVTVFMPQDAPEIFKAECRALGARVYLVDGLINDAGKIVRENGAARGWFDVSTLKEPYRAEGKKTMGIELAEQLGWQVPDAIIYPTGGGTGIVGMWKGFAELERMGLIGSARPRMIVVQSEGCAPIVRAFERGDRHAPLWEGADTIAPGIRVPVAIGDYLILDAVRESGGTAIAVSDAELEAAMRSVSANEGLFVSPESGAAFAAAAQLRETGQLAESDRVVVYATGSGLLHTDLIGGDYPVLDPNDPDIGLVIDSAYGQL, via the coding sequence ATGAGCATGGGCAACCAGACTGACAGTATCGCGAGCACGCTAATTGGCGTCGTTTGTTCGAACTGCGGGCGGCGATACGACGCGGATACGATTCTGACTGTCTGTGACGATTGCGGCAAGGTTCTGTTGGCCGAGTACGATCTTGAACGTGCGAGCCAGCTGATGACGCCGGACGCGCTTGCAGGGCGTGACTGGAATCTCTGGCGCTACGCTGAGATCATGCCCGTCCGCGATGCCGCTCATCGGCTCACGCTTGCCGAGGGAGGCACGCCGCTCCTCAGGGTTGATCGCTGGGCGCGCGGAATCGGTTTGTCGAATGTGTTGGTCAAGGATGAGGGCCGGAATCCTACTGGCTCGTTCAAGGCGCGCGGGCTTGGCGCTGCGGTGTCGCGGGCGCGGGAGCTTGGAGTGACGGCGATCGCGCTTCCTTCGGCCGGCAACGCGGCTGCCGCCGCGAGCGCGTATGCGTCTCGGGGTGGGATGAGCGTGACCGTTTTCATGCCCCAGGATGCGCCGGAGATCTTCAAGGCGGAGTGCCGCGCGCTCGGCGCGCGCGTCTATCTCGTCGATGGCCTCATCAATGATGCCGGCAAGATCGTGCGTGAGAATGGCGCTGCGCGCGGCTGGTTCGATGTCTCGACCCTCAAGGAGCCATACCGGGCTGAGGGCAAGAAGACGATGGGTATTGAGCTTGCTGAGCAGCTCGGCTGGCAAGTGCCAGACGCGATCATCTACCCGACCGGTGGTGGCACAGGGATCGTTGGCATGTGGAAAGGTTTCGCGGAACTGGAGCGGATGGGACTCATCGGGTCTGCGCGCCCGCGAATGATCGTCGTTCAATCGGAGGGATGTGCCCCGATCGTTCGCGCTTTCGAGCGCGGGGATCGGCACGCGCCGCTCTGGGAGGGCGCTGACACGATCGCGCCAGGTATCCGGGTGCCTGTCGCCATCGGCGACTACCTGATCCTCGATGCTGTGCGGGAGAGCGGCGGGACGGCAATTGCGGTGAGCGACGCTGAGCTGGAGGCCGCGATGCGGTCCGTTTCAGCCAACGAAGGGCTGTTCGTCTCACCAGAGTCTGGCGCGGCCTTCGCGGCCGCTGCACAGCTCCGCGAGACTGGACAGCTGGCCGAATCGGATCGAGTGGTGGTGTATGCCACTGGCTCGGGGTTGCTGCACACCGACCTGATCGGCGGGGACTATCCAGTCCTCGACCCGAATGATCCGGATATCGGACTGGTCATCGATTCAGCATATGGGCAATTGTAG
- the mutM gene encoding bifunctional DNA-formamidopyrimidine glycosylase/DNA-(apurinic or apyrimidinic site) lyase, whose product MPELPEVETIRRTLEPLLTGKRIQSFELLWARTLAFPALTDARHSMIGTTIAGVRRRGKLVVLELDSGDLITIHLRMTGELLYRDAGILPRATEREPYLRAIFGLSPCAELLFYDTRKFGRISLYTRETSASLDTTLGIEPLDAGFTTAALAIILRRERRLKSLLLDQHLIAGLGNIYVDEALFAARLHPLRPANTLGESEVAELRTAIVDVLSTAIAGHGTTLRDYRSGLGEPGTNQHRLHVYGKPAGSPCSRCGAPLARISVDQRSTTFCPECQPTIAHMLNR is encoded by the coding sequence ATGCCCGAGCTCCCCGAGGTCGAGACAATCCGCCGGACGCTCGAGCCGCTTCTCACCGGGAAACGAATCCAGTCGTTCGAGCTGTTGTGGGCTCGGACACTGGCTTTTCCCGCGCTAACCGATGCTCGACATTCCATGATCGGCACGACCATCGCTGGCGTGCGCCGGCGCGGAAAGCTCGTCGTGCTAGAGCTGGATTCTGGAGATCTGATCACGATTCATCTCCGAATGACGGGAGAGCTTCTATATCGCGATGCCGGCATTCTGCCACGCGCCACCGAACGGGAACCGTATCTTCGCGCCATATTCGGTTTGTCGCCCTGTGCTGAGCTACTTTTCTACGATACACGGAAGTTCGGGCGGATTTCGCTCTATACTCGCGAGACCAGTGCGAGCCTTGACACGACACTCGGGATTGAGCCGCTCGATGCAGGATTCACAACCGCCGCGCTCGCCATAATCTTACGCAGGGAACGGCGTCTCAAGTCACTACTACTCGATCAACACCTGATCGCAGGCCTTGGCAATATCTATGTGGACGAGGCTCTGTTCGCAGCCAGGCTGCACCCGCTCCGTCCGGCCAACACCCTTGGTGAATCGGAGGTGGCAGAACTGCGGACCGCAATCGTCGATGTGCTGTCGACCGCCATCGCCGGCCACGGCACCACGCTGCGCGATTATCGCTCGGGGCTCGGCGAGCCGGGCACGAACCAGCATCGTCTTCACGTGTACGGAAAGCCGGCCGGCAGCCCTTGCTCACGATGCGGCGCCCCGCTCGCGCGTATCTCCGTCGACCAGCGTTCGACGACATTCTGTCCCGAATGCCAGCCTACAATTGCCCATATGCTGAATCGATGA
- a CDS encoding GatB/YqeY domain-containing protein has translation MSLAEQLVSDLRTAMIAGDTVRRDVIRFLRASITNAEIELHRALTDEEILGVIRGQIKQRRDSIELFRKGGREDLAESETAQIGILQDYLPSQMDEASAREIVARVASELGVHGPRDMGRLMPELMKATAGRVEGRTLSMLAREELDRRSAGA, from the coding sequence ATGAGCCTGGCAGAACAGCTGGTTAGCGACTTGCGGACGGCGATGATCGCGGGTGATACGGTGCGCCGGGATGTTATCCGCTTTCTTCGGGCATCCATTACCAACGCTGAAATTGAACTGCATCGCGCGTTGACCGACGAAGAGATCCTGGGCGTCATCCGCGGTCAGATCAAGCAGCGACGAGACTCAATTGAGTTGTTTCGGAAGGGCGGGCGCGAGGATCTGGCCGAGTCTGAAACCGCCCAGATCGGCATCCTTCAGGATTACCTTCCAAGCCAGATGGACGAAGCCAGCGCGCGCGAAATCGTGGCCCGTGTTGCGAGTGAGCTGGGGGTTCATGGCCCTCGCGACATGGGACGGCTGATGCCAGAGTTGATGAAGGCGACTGCGGGCCGAGTCGAGGGGCGTACCTTGTCGATGCTGGCCCGGGAGGAGCTCGACAGGCGGTCGGCCGGCGCGTAG
- a CDS encoding HDIG domain-containing metalloprotein translates to MPLRWIYRHANATETSWRDLTRLLLFSVSLLALSVVSVAIDWRPNDATLQTGSIADRTIKAPESLSFTSALRTAERRKEAYDDQRNVITVHDENVRTEQLAALRQFLDAADELRVKRDVSREEAAADLQAKLGDLPVADATRILGLSSASWERVRAESIRLVGLTLADPIKQDEVRPRKDSLADRLAPQLSSEEQSLVLAISRPFIRANVHIDDDRTHANREAAASAVEPVTVNVLAGQAIVRDGDIVSAYDIEKLEKFGLLNRAIDLSTRLGRSALMVILTMVTIGYLLRFQPQLWRGRQLLLLSIVMLMPMMVARLVLPHANIQYIFPIAASAMLLAMLLDYQIALTIGTLLSFYVAIIADMSMELIFLYAVASVAGVLVVWNAERTIRFVWAGVAVSASMFVVALAFNALTMTVTWSIVGERAIEVAVAGALASSMTFLSFSVIGSALGITTHLQLMELAHPSRPLLYRLAREAPGTYHHSIVVSNLAESGVEAVGGDPLFARVAVLYHDIGKLERPTFFIENQGHIENPHDLLDPQTSARVILDHVSDGVRLARKAHLPAAIVSIIAQHHGTSLIRYFYQRALDIDGTVSEADFRYPGPKPQTKEAGVIMLSDAVEATVRAAAGSGRLVRSKEHAGEGKDTLDAIVTHVIRERVDDGQLDECDLTLREIELIRRTFVQMLEGVYHPRVEYPATVEPTASPVTPVTSSASE, encoded by the coding sequence ATGCCCCTTCGCTGGATATATCGGCACGCTAACGCAACCGAGACATCCTGGCGAGACCTGACGCGACTCCTGTTGTTCAGTGTTTCGCTCCTGGCGCTGTCGGTGGTCAGTGTGGCCATTGACTGGCGTCCGAATGACGCGACGCTGCAGACCGGCAGCATCGCCGATCGCACGATCAAAGCCCCTGAGAGCCTGTCGTTCACGAGCGCGCTTCGAACTGCTGAGCGTCGCAAAGAGGCGTATGACGATCAGCGTAACGTCATCACTGTCCATGATGAAAACGTACGCACCGAACAGTTGGCTGCCTTGCGGCAGTTCCTCGATGCCGCCGACGAGTTGCGCGTCAAGCGTGACGTGTCGCGCGAAGAGGCCGCTGCGGATCTTCAGGCGAAGTTGGGAGACCTCCCCGTAGCAGACGCGACCCGCATCCTCGGACTTTCCAGCGCCAGTTGGGAGCGCGTTCGAGCTGAGAGTATCCGCCTTGTTGGCCTGACCCTCGCCGACCCTATTAAGCAGGATGAGGTGCGCCCTCGCAAGGACAGCCTGGCTGATCGGCTGGCGCCGCAACTGTCGTCGGAAGAGCAGTCGCTGGTGCTTGCGATTTCCCGGCCATTCATCCGCGCGAATGTGCACATCGACGACGATCGCACGCACGCGAACCGTGAAGCCGCCGCGTCCGCCGTGGAGCCAGTAACAGTCAATGTCCTTGCCGGCCAGGCCATCGTTCGTGATGGCGACATCGTGTCAGCCTACGACATCGAGAAGCTCGAGAAGTTCGGGCTACTGAACCGAGCGATCGATCTCTCGACTCGGCTCGGGCGCTCAGCCCTCATGGTAATACTGACGATGGTGACAATTGGCTACCTCTTGAGATTCCAGCCGCAACTCTGGCGAGGAAGACAACTGCTCCTCTTATCGATCGTCATGCTGATGCCGATGATGGTTGCCCGGTTGGTGCTCCCGCATGCGAACATCCAGTACATATTTCCGATCGCAGCGTCGGCGATGCTTCTTGCCATGCTGCTGGATTACCAGATCGCGCTGACGATCGGCACTTTGCTGTCGTTCTACGTTGCCATCATCGCTGATATGTCGATGGAACTGATCTTTCTCTATGCTGTCGCGTCGGTTGCGGGGGTGCTGGTCGTCTGGAACGCCGAACGAACCATCAGGTTCGTTTGGGCAGGTGTTGCAGTCTCCGCTTCGATGTTCGTGGTCGCGCTCGCCTTCAATGCGCTCACGATGACAGTGACCTGGAGTATCGTCGGCGAGCGCGCAATTGAGGTGGCTGTTGCTGGCGCGCTCGCCTCCTCAATGACGTTTTTGTCGTTCAGTGTGATTGGATCGGCGCTCGGCATTACGACGCACCTTCAGTTGATGGAATTGGCGCATCCCAGCCGGCCGTTGCTCTACCGGCTTGCCCGGGAGGCCCCCGGGACGTACCACCACTCGATCGTTGTCAGTAATCTGGCCGAGAGCGGAGTCGAGGCGGTCGGTGGGGACCCGTTGTTTGCGCGGGTTGCCGTGCTCTACCACGACATCGGCAAGCTCGAGCGACCGACATTCTTCATCGAAAACCAGGGCCACATCGAAAATCCGCACGATCTGCTCGATCCGCAGACAAGTGCCAGGGTGATTCTGGACCACGTGAGTGATGGCGTTCGTCTCGCCCGTAAGGCGCACCTGCCGGCGGCAATTGTCTCGATTATCGCGCAACATCACGGCACCTCGCTCATCCGTTACTTCTATCAACGCGCGTTGGATATTGATGGCACGGTTTCTGAGGCTGATTTTCGGTATCCCGGCCCGAAGCCGCAGACCAAGGAGGCCGGGGTGATCATGCTCTCCGATGCCGTCGAGGCAACCGTTCGAGCGGCGGCCGGCAGCGGCCGCCTGGTGCGCTCGAAGGAACATGCCGGCGAAGGCAAGGACACGTTGGACGCGATCGTGACCCATGTCATCCGGGAGCGCGTCGACGATGGTCAGCTCGACGAATGTGACCTCACCCTCCGAGAGATCGAGCTCATCCGGCGTACGTTCGTTCAGATGCTCGAAGGTGTCTACCACCCGCGTGTTGAGTACCCCGCCACTGTCGAGCCAACAGCATCCCCGGTTACGCCAGTAACGAGCTCAGCGAGTGAGTGA
- the ybeY gene encoding rRNA maturation RNase YbeY, giving the protein MSDRCFLLDLLVDPDVATPPIEMLRRLVAFAGDVEPTLPAGDWTVTLRLTNDEQIAEIHDRFFGDPTPTDVITFPSGDSLTSEGGYFGDIVISVMTAAENAAAMQHSANREIAFLLLHGLLHLSGYDDATDDDREIMLARQSLILDLFEQAEEPDW; this is encoded by the coding sequence GTGAGTGATCGCTGCTTTCTGCTCGATCTCCTCGTCGACCCGGATGTGGCAACGCCACCGATTGAGATGCTTCGGCGCCTGGTGGCGTTTGCCGGCGACGTTGAGCCAACATTGCCCGCCGGTGACTGGACGGTCACGCTGCGTCTCACCAACGACGAGCAAATCGCCGAGATCCACGACCGCTTCTTCGGTGACCCTACCCCGACGGATGTGATCACGTTTCCGTCGGGCGACTCGTTGACATCGGAGGGAGGGTATTTCGGTGACATCGTCATATCGGTCATGACCGCCGCCGAGAACGCGGCTGCGATGCAGCATTCGGCCAATCGGGAGATTGCGTTCTTACTGTTGCACGGATTGCTGCATCTCTCTGGCTACGACGACGCCACAGACGACGATCGCGAAATCATGCTCGCGCGACAATCACTGATCCTTGATCTGTTCGAGCAGGCCGAGGAACCGGATTGGTGA
- a CDS encoding glycosyltransferase — protein sequence MSRPLSVALIATVLNEQPRLATWLAALDAQTRVPDEIAIIDGGSVDGTWECLQDWASRSGAVVCRCPGAGIPEGRNLAISLVTSEIVAVTDAGTRADPRWLTKLVAAFEGGDVDVASGFFQPELTDRWSRALAAATLPDVGDIDPDRYQPSSRSLAFRRSWWEAGLRYPEWLDYCEDLVWDFAMRRAGARFCFVPTATVEFTVRPSPREFAVQYYRYARGDGKAGLFPRRHLLRYATYGGAAAVVALRHRGALFAAGGLGVAYIWSSTRRLWRRDRARGVPRRETVALFPLVAALRAIGDIAKMIGYPAGLLWRIRRFGGLGWRTSWQRISPAGVVWSPAELTRGSRPPTSLPDDGSRAARQ from the coding sequence GTGAGTCGGCCATTGTCGGTCGCGCTGATCGCGACGGTTCTGAACGAGCAACCACGACTCGCGACATGGTTGGCCGCGCTGGACGCGCAGACACGCGTGCCGGACGAAATCGCCATCATCGACGGCGGGTCGGTTGATGGAACCTGGGAATGCCTTCAGGACTGGGCCAGTCGAAGTGGCGCTGTCGTTTGTCGCTGTCCCGGCGCGGGAATCCCCGAGGGTCGGAACCTGGCCATCTCGCTCGTGACATCAGAGATTGTGGCGGTAACCGATGCTGGGACCAGGGCGGATCCCCGGTGGCTGACGAAACTCGTCGCTGCGTTCGAGGGCGGCGATGTCGATGTGGCCTCGGGCTTCTTTCAGCCTGAGCTGACAGACCGCTGGAGTCGAGCGCTCGCGGCGGCGACCCTGCCAGATGTTGGAGATATTGATCCCGATCGATACCAGCCGTCGAGCCGGTCGCTCGCCTTCCGCCGCTCGTGGTGGGAGGCTGGCCTCCGGTATCCGGAATGGCTGGATTACTGCGAGGATCTGGTTTGGGATTTCGCAATGCGAAGGGCCGGCGCGCGGTTCTGTTTCGTTCCCACCGCGACGGTTGAGTTCACGGTTCGGCCGTCACCGCGAGAGTTTGCCGTTCAGTACTATCGTTATGCGCGCGGCGACGGCAAGGCAGGTCTCTTTCCTCGGCGCCACCTCCTGCGCTATGCGACGTACGGAGGCGCTGCTGCAGTGGTTGCGCTTCGTCACCGAGGCGCGCTATTCGCTGCGGGCGGTCTCGGCGTGGCCTATATCTGGTCGTCGACTCGCCGGCTGTGGCGTCGAGACCGCGCGCGAGGCGTGCCCCGGCGCGAGACGGTCGCGCTGTTTCCTCTTGTCGCGGCGCTTCGGGCGATCGGCGATATCGCGAAAATGATCGGCTATCCGGCCGGGCTTCTCTGGCGAATTCGGCGGTTCGGCGGCCTTGGCTGGCGGACGAGTTGGCAGCGGATCAGCCCGGCCGGTGTCGTGTGGTCTCCCGCAGAGTTGACCAGAGGAAGTCGGCCGCCCACATCGTTGCCCGACGACGGATCTCGTGCGGCACGGCAGTGA
- a CDS encoding competence/damage-inducible protein A produces MRAVVLSIGSELMQGFLTDTNATFLAQELNALGIELIGVAQVGDSLDRLVTALDRALGDADIVITTGGIGPTDDDLTREAVSAVQNEQVAVDPDAERQIRDYFALRGAPMPEQNVKQAWRIPSSEFLANPMGTAPGWFVRRHDKVIVSMPGVPREMFRMWREQALPRIVDRLDQSAIVSRTLKTIGIGESAVEQRLIDLVRRGYPTVATYAKDDGVHIRITAMASDRDEAESAVAATIESIRGSSMHSSTVSSATSSRTRSSDRYR; encoded by the coding sequence ATGCGGGCGGTAGTCCTGTCGATCGGGTCAGAGCTTATGCAGGGCTTCCTGACCGACACGAACGCGACGTTCCTCGCACAGGAGCTGAACGCGCTGGGTATCGAGCTCATCGGTGTGGCCCAGGTGGGAGACTCACTGGACCGCCTCGTTACGGCGTTGGATCGCGCACTCGGTGACGCCGACATCGTCATTACAACGGGCGGCATCGGCCCGACTGATGACGATCTGACCCGCGAGGCAGTTTCCGCTGTCCAAAACGAGCAGGTCGCGGTCGACCCGGATGCGGAGCGGCAGATCCGCGATTATTTCGCGCTGCGTGGAGCGCCGATGCCGGAGCAGAACGTCAAACAGGCGTGGCGCATCCCCTCATCGGAGTTTCTCGCCAACCCGATGGGAACGGCGCCAGGCTGGTTCGTGCGGCGGCACGACAAGGTCATCGTTTCGATGCCAGGCGTGCCACGTGAGATGTTCAGGATGTGGCGAGAACAGGCGCTGCCACGCATCGTCGATCGACTCGATCAATCCGCAATCGTCTCACGGACTCTCAAGACAATCGGCATCGGCGAGTCGGCTGTCGAGCAGCGATTGATCGATCTCGTTCGGCGCGGATATCCAACGGTCGCGACCTACGCGAAGGACGATGGTGTCCACATCCGGATTACCGCAATGGCCAGCGATCGTGACGAAGCTGAGAGCGCAGTCGCCGCGACAATCGAATCAATCCGGGGGAGCTCGATGCATTCATCTACGGTGAGCTCAGCGACGAGCTCGCGGACGCGCTCCTCCGACCGATACAGATGA
- a CDS encoding ring-opening amidohydrolase, translating to MTTTTAVNAFRIPLDHESDTSGLAALVTEGKLDASAVIGVTGKVEGNWPGEQTRIAADTAVRRYLTGAGATAESVARIPMIFSSGGVGIMTPHIVVYARVPWNGVIDSQPRLVVGSGRTQPLDARWLGSSRMVSECANAVRSAMEDGDMTRDEARFVIAKSPSPSEEQLDEADVSPAIRRALLPLVSGATALGIGVALGEFELPDESRIGVDQSLWTGRASCSVGRERPFSQMLALGNSTRAGGTLMVGASVMHDVIDVTALDRALTDADLEVGDGGITDEILQRIVAVYLKIGEPDGTIRGRRQVQDARNSRYGSELKAAVGGAFAGRLGDTALYISSAAVHQGPPNGGTVAVVVDHS from the coding sequence ATGACGACAACAACCGCCGTGAATGCGTTTCGCATCCCGTTGGATCACGAGTCCGACACATCCGGGCTTGCTGCCCTGGTTACCGAGGGGAAGCTTGACGCATCGGCCGTTATCGGTGTAACCGGCAAGGTGGAGGGCAACTGGCCGGGCGAGCAGACGCGAATCGCGGCGGACACGGCAGTGCGTCGATATCTCACCGGGGCCGGCGCGACTGCAGAGTCTGTCGCTCGTATTCCGATGATCTTCTCGAGTGGTGGCGTCGGCATCATGACACCTCATATCGTGGTGTATGCGCGAGTCCCCTGGAATGGCGTAATCGATAGCCAGCCCCGGCTTGTTGTTGGCTCAGGACGCACACAGCCACTCGATGCGCGCTGGCTTGGAAGCTCGCGAATGGTTTCCGAGTGCGCCAATGCCGTCAGAAGCGCAATGGAGGATGGCGACATGACGCGCGATGAAGCGCGGTTTGTGATCGCGAAGAGTCCGTCGCCATCCGAAGAACAGCTGGATGAGGCCGATGTGTCGCCTGCTATACGGAGGGCCTTGCTTCCACTCGTGAGTGGCGCGACTGCCCTGGGGATTGGTGTTGCGCTCGGTGAGTTCGAACTGCCAGATGAATCGCGGATTGGCGTTGACCAGTCGCTGTGGACCGGACGCGCGTCGTGTTCGGTTGGGCGGGAGCGCCCCTTCTCCCAGATGCTGGCCCTTGGCAATTCAACGCGCGCGGGTGGCACGCTGATGGTTGGCGCGAGCGTGATGCACGATGTTATCGATGTCACAGCACTCGACCGAGCGCTTACTGACGCCGACCTGGAAGTTGGCGACGGTGGAATCACTGACGAAATACTCCAGCGAATCGTCGCGGTCTATCTGAAGATCGGCGAGCCGGACGGCACGATCCGCGGCCGGCGGCAAGTGCAGGATGCCCGCAACAGTCGCTACGGCAGCGAACTGAAGGCCGCAGTTGGCGGAGCGTTTGCCGGACGCCTGGGAGACACCGCGCTCTACATCTCGTCGGCCGCGGTTCACCAGGGGCCGCCCAACGGCGGCACCGTCGCCGTGGTTGTCGATCATAGTTGA